A stretch of the Vicinamibacteria bacterium genome encodes the following:
- the xth gene encoding exodeoxyribonuclease III has translation MIRIASWNINSIRLRERWVARFLRSYQPDVLCLQETKVPDDLFPRERFERLGYGHQALSGEKSYNGVAILSKVPLHDVVRRRWCHRNDRRHIQATLPGGVEIHNLYVPAGGPLADPERNPKFEHKLRFLANVTRWFRRRRGERPSILVGDLNVAPLPTDVWSHEKLRRVVTHTPVEVAAWKRLARDGGFIDAVRELVPARDKLFTWWSYRTADWKKANKGRRLDHVLVSDFLRENLVSARVIAKARGWRLPSDHVPVIVELSADR, from the coding sequence GTGATCCGGATCGCGAGCTGGAACATCAACTCGATTCGCTTGCGCGAGCGATGGGTGGCCCGTTTTCTCAGGAGCTATCAACCAGACGTCCTCTGTCTCCAGGAAACGAAGGTGCCGGACGACCTCTTTCCCCGGGAGCGATTCGAAAGGCTCGGCTACGGCCATCAAGCGCTTTCGGGGGAGAAGAGCTACAACGGGGTCGCCATTCTCTCCAAGGTACCGCTCCACGACGTCGTTCGGCGCCGTTGGTGTCATCGGAACGACCGTCGTCATATCCAAGCGACGCTGCCCGGTGGAGTCGAGATCCACAACCTGTACGTTCCCGCCGGCGGTCCGCTCGCCGACCCGGAGCGAAATCCGAAGTTCGAGCACAAGCTGCGCTTCCTCGCGAATGTCACCCGCTGGTTTCGAAGACGTCGCGGAGAGCGTCCGTCGATTCTGGTTGGCGATCTCAACGTCGCCCCCCTCCCCACGGACGTGTGGTCCCACGAAAAGCTTCGACGGGTCGTAACCCACACGCCGGTCGAGGTGGCCGCATGGAAGCGGCTGGCTCGAGACGGGGGATTCATCGACGCGGTTCGGGAGCTCGTTCCCGCGCGGGACAAGCTTTTCACGTGGTGGAGCTACCGCACGGCGGACTGGAAGAAGGCGAACAAGGGCAGAAGGCTCGACCACGTGCTCGTGAGCGACTTCCTGCGGGAGAACCTCGTCTCCGCACGGGTGATCGCGAAGGCTCGCGGCTGGCGTCTTCCGTCGGATCACGTCCCCGTCATCGTGGAGCTTTCGGCGGATCGATAG